Genomic DNA from Nonomuraea rubra:
GCGCCGGCGGCGCAGCTCCGCCTCCTCCTCGGTCAGCGACTCCGGCAGCCACTGCTCGTAGTCGGGGTCACCCGGCTGGACCTCGACGTAGGCGTTGCCGATCAGACGGCCGTCCTGGCTGGTCAGGCTCTGCGGTACGCGCAAGGTCCCGTCCGCGAGCCGGATGACGTACATGGCCGATCACCTAGATTCCGTAGCGCCGGTTGAAGAAGAGCATGATGTCGAGCGCCATCCGCGTGTCGCCGCCGAGCATGTCCACCAGGGCCGGGCGCTGGCGCGAGGCGATGGCGGCGAAGGCGTCGGCGAAGAACTCCTTGCGGCCCAGCCCGCCCCCCTGGCGGTGGAACGTCGAGGCCAGCAGCGGGGCGGCCGAGTCGTACAGGCGCACGAACTCCGGCGAGTCCGACACCCAGTCGCCGTACGCCGCGTCGATGTCGTCGATGGCGTGGCCCACCTCGTGCATCATCACGTCGGGGGTGGGCGAGGGGCGGTCGCCCACGACGATCTTGCGGTCGCCGTACGCGCCGGCGCAGATGTCCCAGGTCGCCCGGCTCGACGGGAGCGGGGCGCCGCGCAGGTAGCCCATGTCGTCGAGGTCGGGGACGCCGCCCGGGCCGACGTAGATGCCCTCCAGGCCCGAGGCGAGCAGCTCCTTCAGCCGCTCGGGCAGCCTGGCCAGGCTCTCCACCGCCCTGATGACGTCCGCCGGCGGCGGGCCCTGCCTGGCGTCCCACTGCCGGTGCAGGATCGACTCCAGCCGTCCGCAGTGGCGCAGGCCGTCGCCCAGCGAGGGCGCGTCCGGCCGGTGGGGGCGGGCCCTGAGCGGCTCGTCGACGAGCTCGAAGTCGTCCCAGGTGTAGCGGGGGCGGTCGACCACGACGGCGGCGGGCAGGCGCTCACCGCGCTCGCGCACCGCGAACGCATCCCACCCCGCCCCGGGGCCGCGCTCGCGCCCGGTGAAACCGTCCCAGCCGCGCTCGCGGGCGTCCCGGCCTGTTCCGGGGCCGCGGTCGCGCGGTGCCGCGCCCGGGAAGCGGGTGTCCTGGCGGCCGTCGAGCGGCCAGCTCGGGCTTTCCGGTCCGTCACCACCGGGCCACATCATCGTGTCCCGCGCGCCGGACGGCCTGCCCCGCTCGCCGGGCCGCGCCGCCTTGTGGGGCTGATCGCCACGGTTCTCGCGGCCGTCGGACCAGAACGAGCGGTCGGCGTCGGGGTGCGCCTCGCCACGGCGAGAGAAGAGGTACGAGCCGCGCCGCCACCAACGGCCACGCCGATGCCGTCCTCTGTCGTTGGGTCCCCTGTCGGAAGAAAAGGCCATCGCACCCCTCAACGCCACGTGGAGCCCCATGGACACCGACGCACCGGCTTCCACCGTACGACGCCGATCTTCCGCTAGTCACCCGAAATGGGACATCAGGCAGCACGATCACGCCGAAACATGGCTTACAGTTCGGGACATGGCAGGTGTTCTGATCGGCCTGGCGCTGCTGGCCTTCTGGCTCTTCTCACTGTTCGACGTGGTCACCACCCCAGAAGACGAGGTACGGAACGTACCAAAGCCTCTCTGGATCATCATCGTCGTGGTCATCCCGCTGCTCGGCGGCGTGGTGTGGATGGCGCGCGGCCGCCCGCGCGCGCCGCGGGCCGCCTGGCCCGTCCCCCCGGGCCCGGGCGCGCCGAAGGGACCGGACGACGACCCCGACTTCCTGCGTGACCTCGACCGGCGGATGCGCGGCGACGACGTCGCCTGAGCCCTCCTAGTCCACGTCGGCGTAGCTGTGCAGGCCGTCGATGAAGATGTTGACCCCGATCAGGTTGAACAGGAGGCAACCGAACGCCACGAGCTGCACGATGGTCGCGGCCTTCCCCCGCCAGCCCGCCGTCACCTTCGCGTGCAGGTAGGCCGCGTAGGCCACCCACGTGATGAACGACCACACCTCCTTGGGGTCCCAGCCCCAGTAGCGGCCCCAGGCCCTGTCGGCCCAGAGCGCGCCCGCGATCACGGCGAACGTCCACAGCGGGAAGGCGAACACGATCGCCCGGTGCGCCACCTTCTCCAGGTCGGCGCGGGACGGCAGCCGCGACTCCCCTTCGCGCCGCACCAGGTAGAGCACTCCGGCGACGCCGGCCAGCGTCAGCAGCCCGCTGGCGACGATCGCCGCGCTGACGTGGATGGCGATCCAGTACGAGTTCAGCGCGGGCACCACGGGACCGGCGGCCGTGTAGAACACCTTGACGGCCAGCCCGAGCCCGAGCGCCGCCGCGACCATGACGAACCCGCCCAGGAAGCGCACGTTGTGCCGGAGCTGGGTGCCGAGGAACGCGGTCACGGCGGCGAAGCAGATCGCGACCACGAACTCGTACATGTTGCCCCACGGCCACCGGTCCACGGCCAGACCGCGCGTGACGATCGCCCCGAGGTTGGCGGCCCAGCCCACCCAGGCGAGCACGAGCGCGACCACGCCGGCCTTCGCGCTCCAGCCCGGCGCCTGGGCGGCGGCGGGCGCTCCCGGCGCCTCACCGTCAACGGTGCCGGCGTCTCCACCGGACGGCGTCCCGGCGGTCCCGGCGAGGTCGGCAGGGTCGGCGGCCTCGCCGGACACCGCCGCGCCGACCGCGACCGGCTGCTTGACCTCGGCGGGCCGCGCCACCTGCGCCCTGCCCTGCCGGGTCCGGCCGAAGGCGAGGTCGATCGCGAAGAACACCATGGCGACGACGTAGAGCAGGACGGCTGCGACGACGAAAAGGTCGCTCAGCTCGGCGAGTTGCTCAGCGGACATCCTTGTCTCCTGCTGATAGAACCTTGACGATGTCGGCGAACTCCTCGGCGAAGCCCGCCGCGGAGCCCTCGGTACGGGTCAGGCCGCCCACCTCGGCCCTGCCCTCGGAGACGCGTACGAAGACCCGCCGGCGGCGGATCATGAGCGAGAGCGCGATGGCGACGACGGCCGTGGCGGCGGCCACCAGGGCGGGGAAGCGCCCCGGGTCGTAGGAGGTCTGGAGCGTGATCCACTCCTTGACCCCGGTGAACTCCAGCTTGCCCAGCCCGTCGGGCAGGTCCATCGACTGCCCCACGGCCAGCGGCTTGGGCGCGCTGGACCCCATGACCAGCGGCTTGAGCTTCTTCAGCACCTCGGGCTCGGCCAGCTCGTAGACCGACTGCGGCTTGCCCGAGCGCACGCCCAGGTCGCCGGAGAACGCGCCGAGGATCTTCACCTCGGGGTTGAGCTCGCCGGGGAAGGCCGAGGCGTGGTCGCCGTTGGTCAGCGGCACGCTGGTCGGCAGGAACTGCAGCAGGAACCCGAGCTGCGACGGCTGCGCGTCGGGCACCTTGACGACGCAGCCCGAGGTCATCGTGGCCTTCTGCTCGATCAGGCAGGGCACGGGCCCCTCGAAGGCCACCTGCCCCTTCCCGTCGGTGACCTTGAACACGGGCGCGTAGCCGTTGCCGATCAGGTACATCTGCGTGCCGTCGACCTCGAGCGGCTCGTTGACCTTGAGCTCGTAGTCGCGGGCGGGCGCGGCGGGCGTGTCGCTGACCTTGAGGTGGGCCGAGTAGTCGAGCGCCTGGCCGCGCTTGTCGCCGGCGACCTGGTAGGCCACCTTGAACTCCGACAGCGTGAACGAGAACGGCTGCAGCGACTCGGCCGAGACCTGGTTGCCGGGCATGAACCGGTCGTAGGCGGCCACGGTGTTGGCGAACCCGTCGCCCTCCACGACCAGGACGTTCCCCCGGTAGCCGAACAGGGCGCCGGCGCCGATGGCCACCAGCACGCCGAGCAGGGCGATGTGGAAGAACAGGTTGCCGATCTCGCGCAGGTACCCCTTCTCGGCCGACACCCAGCCGTCGCCGGTCACGACGCGGAAGCGCAGCTTGCGCAGCTTCCGGGCGGCCTGCTGGACGTCCAGGTCGCTGTCGAACGAGGCCGCGTGGGGCAGGCGGGAGAGGTTCTTCGGGGCCGCGGGCGGCTTGCGGCGCAGCTCGCGCACGAAGGTCGCGGTACGCGGGATGATGCAGCCGATCAGCGAGGTGAACAGCAGCAGGTAGACGGCCGCGAACCAGGTCGAGCTGAACACCTCGAAGAGCTGAAGGCGGTCGTACCACTCGGCCAGCACCGGGCTCTGCTCGTAGATCTGGGCGACCTTGTCGGGCTCGACGCTGCGCTGCGGCACCAGCGAGCCGGGCACCGAGCCCAGCGCCAGCAGGAACAGCAGGATGAGCGCCGTCTTCATCGAGGTGAGCGTGCGCCACGCCCAGCGCAGCCAGGCCACCGGGCCGAACCCGGCCTGCTTGGGCGCCTGCTCCTTCTCCAGCTCCTGGACGCTCATCAGATCACCGGCTCGAACGCGCCGATCAGCCCCTGCATGGCGGCGATCATCTCTCCCCAGAGCCCGGTCACCAGCAGCACGCCGACGGCCACCATCATGCCGCCGCCGATCCTGGTGATCAGGCGTGAGTGCTTGCGGATGGCCCGGAACGTGCGCAGGGCCCTGCTGTAGGCCAGTGCCGCGCCCACGAAGGGCAGGCCGAGGCCCAGGGCGTACGCGACGGCCAGGAGCGCTCCCCGGCCCGCGCTGCCCTCGTTGAGCCCCAGCGTCAGCACCACGGCGAGCGTGGGCCCGATGCACGGTGTCCAGCCCAGCCCGAACACCACCCCGAGCAGCGGCGCGCCCGCCAGCCCTGCGGCCGGCAGGCGGTGGATGCGCACGTCGCGCATCAGCCCGGGCAGCACGCCCAGGAAGGCGAGCCCGAGCACGATGGTGAGCACGCCGAGCACCCGGGTGATGACGTCGGCGTTGCCCAGCAGGACCGAGCCGAGACCGCCGAACAGCGCCCCGCTGAGCACGAACACCAGCGCGAACCCGGCCACGAACAGCGACGCCCCGAGCACCAGCCGCCCCCGTCTGGGGTCGGCGCTCATCCCGGTGACGTACGACAGGTAGCCCGGCACCAGCGGCAGCACGCACGGCGACAGGAACGACACCACCCCGGCCAGCACCGCGATCGGCACGGCCAGCAGCAGCGAGCCCGACGCGACGACGTCACTCATCGCGCACCTTGGTCACCGTGTTCATCAGGTCGGTGTACTTGACGGCGCCGAGCGCCCTGGCGGCGATTCTGCCCTGCTTGTCGATGATCAGCGTGGACGGGATGGCCGCGGGCGGCACCGTGCCCTGGAAGGCCAGCGCGACCTTGCCCGGCTGGTCGAAGATGTGCGGGTATCCGGTCTGCTCGGTGCGCTCGAACGCCTTGGCGTCGGCCTGGCGGTCCTTGAAGTCGACGCCGAGGAACTCCACGCCGCTGCCCTTGGTCTTGGCCGCGACCTCCTTGAGCACCGGCGCCTCCGCCCGGCACGGGCCGCACCAGGAGGCCCAGAAGTTGAGCACCACGACCTTGCCCTTGTGCGCGGCCAGCGAGGCGGTGGCGCCGTCGAGGGTCGGCCCTTCGACCGCGGGCGCGGGCTTGCGCTCGGCGGC
This window encodes:
- a CDS encoding PLDc N-terminal domain-containing protein; this encodes MAGVLIGLALLAFWLFSLFDVVTTPEDEVRNVPKPLWIIIVVVIPLLGGVVWMARGRPRAPRAAWPVPPGPGAPKGPDDDPDFLRDLDRRMRGDDVA
- the ccsA gene encoding cytochrome c biogenesis protein CcsA, whose protein sequence is MSAEQLAELSDLFVVAAVLLYVVAMVFFAIDLAFGRTRQGRAQVARPAEVKQPVAVGAAVSGEAADPADLAGTAGTPSGGDAGTVDGEAPGAPAAAQAPGWSAKAGVVALVLAWVGWAANLGAIVTRGLAVDRWPWGNMYEFVVAICFAAVTAFLGTQLRHNVRFLGGFVMVAAALGLGLAVKVFYTAAGPVVPALNSYWIAIHVSAAIVASGLLTLAGVAGVLYLVRREGESRLPSRADLEKVAHRAIVFAFPLWTFAVIAGALWADRAWGRYWGWDPKEVWSFITWVAYAAYLHAKVTAGWRGKAATIVQLVAFGCLLFNLIGVNIFIDGLHSYADVD
- the resB gene encoding cytochrome c biogenesis protein ResB, with the translated sequence MSVQELEKEQAPKQAGFGPVAWLRWAWRTLTSMKTALILLFLLALGSVPGSLVPQRSVEPDKVAQIYEQSPVLAEWYDRLQLFEVFSSTWFAAVYLLLFTSLIGCIIPRTATFVRELRRKPPAAPKNLSRLPHAASFDSDLDVQQAARKLRKLRFRVVTGDGWVSAEKGYLREIGNLFFHIALLGVLVAIGAGALFGYRGNVLVVEGDGFANTVAAYDRFMPGNQVSAESLQPFSFTLSEFKVAYQVAGDKRGQALDYSAHLKVSDTPAAPARDYELKVNEPLEVDGTQMYLIGNGYAPVFKVTDGKGQVAFEGPVPCLIEQKATMTSGCVVKVPDAQPSQLGFLLQFLPTSVPLTNGDHASAFPGELNPEVKILGAFSGDLGVRSGKPQSVYELAEPEVLKKLKPLVMGSSAPKPLAVGQSMDLPDGLGKLEFTGVKEWITLQTSYDPGRFPALVAAATAVVAIALSLMIRRRRVFVRVSEGRAEVGGLTRTEGSAAGFAEEFADIVKVLSAGDKDVR
- a CDS encoding cytochrome c biogenesis CcdA family protein — translated: MSDVVASGSLLLAVPIAVLAGVVSFLSPCVLPLVPGYLSYVTGMSADPRRGRLVLGASLFVAGFALVFVLSGALFGGLGSVLLGNADVITRVLGVLTIVLGLAFLGVLPGLMRDVRIHRLPAAGLAGAPLLGVVFGLGWTPCIGPTLAVVLTLGLNEGSAGRGALLAVAYALGLGLPFVGAALAYSRALRTFRAIRKHSRLITRIGGGMMVAVGVLLVTGLWGEMIAAMQGLIGAFEPVI
- a CDS encoding TlpA family protein disulfide reductase, whose protein sequence is MRAKSLPSVLLLAALAVVTAGCAGNQGGQPQAGDTRFVAGDGKMQVFEAAERKPAPAVEGPTLDGATASLAAHKGKVVVLNFWASWCGPCRAEAPVLKEVAAKTKGSGVEFLGVDFKDRQADAKAFERTEQTGYPHIFDQPGKVALAFQGTVPPAAIPSTLIIDKQGRIAARALGAVKYTDLMNTVTKVRDE